The region AGAGATAGGCGAATATGAGTGACCAAAAGGCGATGATCGAGAGCCGGTGGCTGTATATCGGGATCCCTGTTGTCTTGGGGAGGAAGTAATAAAACATCGCGAGTATCGGCGTAGTGAACACAAAACCGACGGCGTTGTGGCCGTACCACCACTCCACATTGGCGCTGTTTACGCCGGCGAAGATATGATAAGACTTGAAAAAGCCGGCGGGAATCGAGAGGTTGTTCACGATGTAGAGCACCGCAACCGCGATAACCGTAGCGATAACATACCAGAGAGAGACATACATCTGCTCTTCCCTCCGCTTTATGATCGTAGCGAAGATATTGACCGCGAAGATGACCCAGAGAATGACGACGACGATGTCCAGCGGCCATTCCAGTTCCGCATACTCCAGGGCCTGGTTCATCCCCGCAAAGAGACTGATCGCAGCCAGGGCTATCGCGGCATTGAAGAGATAAAGGTGGAATCGCGCGAGCTTGGGGAAGACGAGCGGACGCCTTGTGAGCCTCATCGTTATGTAGTAGAAAATACCGAAAATAGCCCCCACACCAAGTCCGAAGGCGAGGCCGTTCGTGTGCACCACCCTCAGTCTTCCGTATGTGAAAAAGGGAGGAATATTCCATTCCGGTTTCCAGAACTGAATTGAGATCCAGAGCCCGATGAGAATACCCACGACGCCCCAGAAGATGGAGGAGATGATGAAGCCCTTTACCGTCCGATTATCGTAGGCGTATTCATTCATGATTCTGCGCCCTCCTCAACAATTTGCTGAAGGCCCCAAGGGAGCCATTACCTTCCCGTTAAGTTCATTATATCTCCTGTCAGGCTGATTGCAACGCGCGGTCATGAAAGTTTCCTTCTGACAATTAGGATAATAATACTCTTCTTTAGCGGCCCTGTCAAGCAAGAAGAGTTCGTTCATTTAATAATTGGGTTCCGGACTAAAATCAGCCTTTGAGAACACATGATTTACAACCTGCGCGATTATCCGGCCTGCAGAGTCCGGATATCCCCTGATGGCAGAGGGCAAAGTCATACCGCAGGGGGTCGACAGGATCAAGCAACTTCAGGGTCTCTGTGATCTCGACCGCCGCTTTCCAATCTGCTGATCTTCTCTTTGTGAGCCCGAGACATCTTCCTATCCTTGCGATATGCGTATCGAGGGGTATCACGAGATGATTCTTTGATATCCCCTTCCATATCCCGAAATCGATGTCCCTGTCCCTTATCATCCAGCGCAGGAAGAGATTCATCCTCTTGCAGGCGCTCCCGTTGGCAGGAGAAGGGAAGAACTGGAGCAGGCCCGCTGGACGGACATTTCTCCCGTACGCCTTTGTCGTGTCAACGGAAAGAATCTCCTCTACGAATCCGGTAATCGCCCTCCCGGTATTTCCATGTTCCGGGAGATAGTGTCCCATAAAGGCCCTTTCGAGGGATGAATACTTCAGCAGAAGTCCGTGGATGATGAACAGGAGGCAGACGATATCCCTGTCTTCGTTAAAGCGGTACTTGAAGGGGAAAAGTCTTCCCTGTTTCTTTACATCAAAGTCGGTGAGAAAAGATCGGGGGCTCTTGCCCATGACCGACAGGATCTTCTTCACGACCGCCTTGAAGAGATCCACCCTGCCATAGGCAAGGCAAGTGGCGATGAAGGCAGAAATTTCGATATCGCCGACGTCGTCATAGTGATGAGGGAATTCTATAGGGTCGTGGGCAATTCTCCCTGTGAAATCATAGTCATCATAGAATCTGTCGAGTACCTTTTTTAATTGTTGTCGTCTCTTCTCGGTCATGGGCTGAATCTTCAAACCAATCCGAAGACTATCTCCCGCTCCTCCCTGTCGACCTTGTCGATACTTACCTTTACGTCCTTACCTATGGTAAAGACTCTTCCCGTATTCCTCCCCGAGAGCGAGAGGTTCCTCTCGTTATATTGATAGAAGTCGTCGGTCAGGTACGAAAGGTGAATGAACCCTTCAACGTAAAAGTCTTTGAGCCGCACCCGAAGGCCGTAAGGAGTGACGCCCGTTATCCTGCCTTCATACTCTTCTCCCACCTTATCCTTCATAAACCATACCCTCATAGCACTGATCACTTCCCTCTCTGCATCGTCGGAAAGGCGTTCCATCCTCGATGCATGGAAGGCGATGTCTGAGAGCAGTCCTTCGAGTTCCTTCATTCTCTTATCCGAAAGGCGCCTCTTTGACAGAACCTCTCTTAGAATCCGGTGGACAACAAGGTCCGGGTATCTTCTGATGGGAGAGGTAAAATGCGTGTAACACTTTGAGGCGAGTCCGAAGTGTCCGACATTGATCGGAGAGTACCGCGCCTGCTTGAGACTCCGCAACACCACGTAATTGATGACCTCCTCTCCGGGCGTGCCCTTTATGCCGAGAAGCAGTTGAGAGAAGTCTTTCGGTTTCAGAGATCTCTTCCCTGCGCGAATCAGCGGCCTGATGATCTTCAGCATCTCTTCGAGCTTCAGAGGATCAGGCTCTTCATGGACCCTGTAAAGACTCGGCACTCCGAGGTTTTCGAGATGCTCTGCCACAGCCTCATTCGCCGCAATCATAAATTCTTCGATAATCATATGAGCGAGGTTTCTCTCGGCCTTCAAGATCGCCTCAGGGTTCCCCTGGAGGTCAAGGAGCACCTCCGGCTCGGGGAGGTC is a window of Thermodesulfovibrionales bacterium DNA encoding:
- a CDS encoding cbb3-type cytochrome c oxidase subunit I, which gives rise to MNEYAYDNRTVKGFIISSIFWGVVGILIGLWISIQFWKPEWNIPPFFTYGRLRVVHTNGLAFGLGVGAIFGIFYYITMRLTRRPLVFPKLARFHLYLFNAAIALAAISLFAGMNQALEYAELEWPLDIVVVILWVIFAVNIFATIIKRREEQMYVSLWYVIATVIAVAVLYIVNNLSIPAGFFKSYHIFAGVNSANVEWWYGHNAVGFVFTTPILAMFYYFLPKTTGIPIYSHRLSIIAFWSLIFAYLWTGAHHLVYTPLPDWIQTLAIVFTIFLIAPSWGSVVNGYYTVGSDWEKMRTNYLTKFFILGITFYGLQTVQGPTQGLRVVSQLIHYTDWVPGHVHMGTMGWVTMTTAASIYYVIPKIYDTEIYSVKIANTHFWLVLIGQLIFSITMWITGIMQGTLWKAVNPDGSLKYTFMEVLVKNYPFWKMRTLGGVIFTVGMLFFIYNIAMTIRKGKALAATA
- a CDS encoding TIGR02757 family protein; this translates as MTEKRRQQLKKVLDRFYDDYDFTGRIAHDPIEFPHHYDDVGDIEISAFIATCLAYGRVDLFKAVVKKILSVMGKSPRSFLTDFDVKKQGRLFPFKYRFNEDRDIVCLLFIIHGLLLKYSSLERAFMGHYLPEHGNTGRAITGFVEEILSVDTTKAYGRNVRPAGLLQFFPSPANGSACKRMNLFLRWMIRDRDIDFGIWKGISKNHLVIPLDTHIARIGRCLGLTKRRSADWKAAVEITETLKLLDPVDPLRYDFALCHQGISGLCRPDNRAGCKSCVLKG